TCTCatagaaattaaattacatTGTAGAGTTAGGGATTATCATATTAtgtggaaaaaaattattgaatgcaaaatgttatttttgaagaTTTGTGGACATCATGTCTAAGTTGTGGTTTGTTTGCTGTTTCTTTTTGGCTTTGCTGATTAGTTGGTTTTGAGATCCTCAGGACATCAAGTtacctctttttcttttgtgtttggGTTTACAGGTTGTTAGTTGTTCAGAGACCATTAAAAATACTGTTGTTGAGCCTTCATCTGGCGAATCTTTCCCAAGAATTCGTTCTGGTAGCTTCGCTGACATTGGACCTAGAGTGTCAATGGACGACGAACACATTTGTATTGATGATCTATCTGCTTGTCTTGGGTCAATCTTTGAGTGTCCTATGCCATGTGCTTTCTATGCTGTATTTGATGGCCATGGTGGACCAGAAGCGGCCGTTTTCATCAAGAAGAATgcaatgaaattattttttgaggATTCAGATTTGCCACCAATATCTGATTTTGATGACGTTTTCTTAGCTGAGTTGGAGAATTCTCATAGGAGAGCATTTTTACTGGCAGACCGTGCCTTGGCTGATGACTGCAGTGTGGGCAGTACTTGCGGTACAACGGCACTGACTGCCCTAGTACTTGGACGCCATTTACTGGTTGCAAATGCTGGTGATTGCCGGGCAGTTCTCTGTAGGAAAGGAGTTGCAGTTGATATGTCTAAAGATCATAGGCCTTCCTATCTTCCAGAACGCAGACGAGTTGAGGGGTTAGGGGGTTATATTGATTATGGATATGTCAATGGTTATCTATCTGTTACTCGAGCGCTGGGAGACTGGGAATTAAAACTCCCACTTGGGTCTGCATCACCTCTCATTGCTGACCCAGATATTCAACAAGTTGTGTTAACAGAGGATGATGAATTCCTAATAATTGGGTGTGATGGTATCTGGGATGTCATGTCAAGTCAGTATGCAGTTAGCCTTGTCCGCAGGGAGCTTAGGCGACATGATAACCCACAGCAATGTGCTCAAGAACTAGTGATGGAAGCTTCACGTCTGAATTCATCTGATAATCTAACTGTGATTGTTATATGCTTTACTTCCCTTGCTCGTGCTGAGTCATGTCCTCCTCAGCGGCTTAGGTTCAGGTGCTCATGTTTATCTGAGGAGGCAAGAAATAGACTGAAGAGCTTGTTATTAGGCAATTGATCTTGTACAACAATTGTTTTATACACTTTActgataaatttgaaaagtggcTGTTTTCTGTTTTAAGGCTGTTTTAGATGGttcaggggaaaaaaaaaagaaaagagcagCCAGCAATTTTGCGGGTGTAGAAGAGAGGACGCTAGGCCTTGTGaaattattcttatttcaaTGAATTTGGGTCTCTTCAATAGCCCACCCATATTATTGTGTCTTTAGACCTTACATCCTCACCTGTGATCTGTATATAAACTACTATCTCAAATATGCTTAAATGAAAACTATGTGAGCTATACTTGAATTTCATAAGAGCCCTTCACaatcttgatattttttaatagcaGACTCTTCTGTTTGCATGTGTAATTTTTTTGGTGATCTAGTCGAATGCAAGGGTTAATGTTTACCAATTACCTCGATAGATTGTACGCAACTAACGGGATCCATTTTTTTATCTTCCCCGTTCCTTGGCTATAATTCTTCCCTCCTTTGACCATCCTCAATATATTGAGAGATTGTTAAATGGAATAGTGATTGGTAATCAATCATCTCAATAACCGATTGTGTTGATGACCTTTACTTGAATAATGGTGGTTGGAGCatcaaatatgtttttattattcatataatgaatattaaacAAACAGACAGCTAGTAATATTGTTTTCGGTAGTGGCATCAAAGCTTTACTCTTGCCATGTTGTTTGGTATTTACAGTATAGTTTTCTTGTCATCTGTTTTGCTTTATAAGATTAATTGATATGACATGCATATATGTGAAGTTAATATCGTATAATTTTGTGTACTTGATTCATATGATCCATTACATTTTTtgctatcaatttttttttatgtattagtCTCAAGATCTacatattttaatactttagaGTATGAATTATTACATGTGGGtataatctaatataacatGCATGTTATTTTCCATTATGAGTTTTTTATTCAAGATTGGATTGGATATAAAAGCATAAATGTGCAAAAAGGAATTTTAACTTTTGATTAAAAAAGACTTTGGTGGACTTGTATATGCACACTATGATATAAAGTTTTAGTCCTAGTTTTTAACACCATATATGCATGTACATTAAacatttggtttatttttaaaaaaatggttttttactattttatacgGATTTCTATGAATGTCTCATTCTAAGTATTGGGTTTTCGTATTGATATCTTAGGAATGAATACAATACCATAAGTTAtaaagtattataatatatatagttgAACGAAGATTAATagacatttaaattttaaaattgatttatgaaATATAGTCATTTATCCACATAaaggtaattattttttataaattaattatgagGTAGTGAATTTAAGATGCAAAAATAATGTTCTAATGCCCTCAGGAATGAATTATTCTTTATGTTTTGGAACTTCACTAGTCTTAAAGTTAGTTAACAAATTCATGTTTGACACAAATTTTGCCCCAGGGAGGTTagactttataaatattttagatttattttctattttgttaCATAAGATTTACATGTCTATTGGTTTTTATAGTCTTTTTTACTACTTTATTTAACAACACTTCTCATATTCCAATGATAAGTAGTAATAATTTActatttggaaaaaataaatccTCTTAACATTTGTGTGCATGGATTTTGACCTAGTGATATGCGACGAAGTCTCCTTCTCTTATAGAATCAAGTACACTACAAAAAACTGCTACATTATGAATGATGAGAAAAATCCAATCATTTGAGCATGATGCTTATAAAGGCTCATGTGAGCAAGAGCATTAAGGGATCAATTTTCGAATGTGAGAAGGTCAAAGATCTAATGAAAACAATTGAAGAACAATTTATAACTTCTGATAAGACATTAGCAAGCACCCTCATGAGAAAACTTTCAGGAATGAAATTTGACAATTCTAAGAGAG
Above is a genomic segment from Mangifera indica cultivar Alphonso chromosome 3, CATAS_Mindica_2.1, whole genome shotgun sequence containing:
- the LOC123212370 gene encoding probable protein phosphatase 2C 13, which gives rise to MIVGQNLLAETEIICKKGLTGAVLDVQYHVNSSISTPIFHELRVSDSVPIESEISGFESVVSCSETIKNTVVEPSSGESFPRIRSGSFADIGPRVSMDDEHICIDDLSACLGSIFECPMPCAFYAVFDGHGGPEAAVFIKKNAMKLFFEDSDLPPISDFDDVFLAELENSHRRAFLLADRALADDCSVGSTCGTTALTALVLGRHLLVANAGDCRAVLCRKGVAVDMSKDHRPSYLPERRRVEGLGGYIDYGYVNGYLSVTRALGDWELKLPLGSASPLIADPDIQQVVLTEDDEFLIIGCDGIWDVMSSQYAVSLVRRELRRHDNPQQCAQELVMEASRLNSSDNLTVIVICFTSLARAESCPPQRLRFRCSCLSEEARNRLKSLLLGN